One stretch of Dokdonia sp. Hel_I_53 DNA includes these proteins:
- a CDS encoding bifunctional alpha/beta hydrolase/OsmC family protein — protein sequence MRSSKINFTNAKGEVLSGRLDLPADQDPHNFAIFAHCFTCTKDFSAVRNVSRALASEGFGVLRFDFTGLGDSDGDFADTNFSSNVKDLISAASFLSTHYKAPSLLVGHSLGGAAVIFAGSEIETVKAIATIGAPSNPQHVQKQLGESLEIIKEDGKANVRLAGRNFTFKKQFIDDLRESSCVEAVSNLHKALLIFHSPQDATVSIKNAEEIYHAAHHPKSFVTLDGTEHLLINKESAAYVGKVVAGWAARYINTPIEQNIKSTHQVVASLDHEDSFSTQLKLGNHYLKADEPVRVGGNDYGPTPYELLAGSLASCTAMTIQMYAKRKGWEIENVEVHTSYNRSHARDCDNCDGDQMAKIDTFTREIKITSALNEKQLERILEISDKCPVHKTLITQTQIFTKLI from the coding sequence ATGAGATCTAGTAAAATAAATTTTACAAATGCCAAAGGAGAAGTACTTTCTGGTAGATTAGACCTCCCAGCAGATCAGGATCCTCACAATTTTGCCATTTTTGCACATTGTTTTACATGTACTAAAGATTTTAGTGCAGTACGCAATGTGAGCAGAGCTCTTGCTTCTGAAGGTTTTGGAGTACTCAGATTTGACTTTACAGGGCTTGGAGATAGTGACGGGGATTTTGCAGATACTAACTTTTCAAGCAATGTTAAAGATCTTATTTCGGCTGCTTCATTCCTATCTACACACTATAAAGCTCCTTCCCTACTCGTAGGGCACTCGCTAGGAGGTGCGGCAGTAATTTTTGCTGGTAGCGAAATTGAGACTGTAAAAGCTATTGCAACTATAGGTGCACCTAGCAACCCACAGCATGTTCAAAAACAACTAGGTGAAAGTCTTGAGATTATAAAAGAAGACGGTAAGGCAAATGTGAGGCTGGCAGGAAGAAATTTTACATTTAAAAAACAGTTTATAGATGATTTGAGAGAAAGCTCCTGTGTTGAGGCTGTTTCTAATTTACATAAAGCATTACTTATTTTCCATTCTCCTCAAGATGCAACCGTTTCAATTAAAAATGCCGAAGAAATCTATCATGCAGCACATCATCCTAAAAGCTTCGTAACACTAGATGGGACTGAGCATCTTCTAATAAACAAAGAAAGTGCTGCTTATGTAGGAAAAGTAGTCGCTGGCTGGGCTGCGCGATATATCAACACTCCTATAGAACAAAATATAAAATCTACGCATCAAGTAGTTGCTAGTTTAGATCATGAGGATAGTTTTTCTACTCAACTAAAATTAGGTAATCATTACTTGAAAGCAGATGAGCCTGTTCGTGTAGGTGGTAATGATTACGGCCCTACACCTTACGAACTTCTCGCTGGAAGTTTGGCCTCATGTACTGCCATGACCATCCAGATGTACGCAAAACGTAAAGGCTGGGAGATTGAAAATGTAGAAGTACATACTAGCTACAATAGAAGTCACGCCCGGGATTGTGATAATTGTGATGGAGATCAAATGGCAAAAATTGATACCTTCACGAGAGAAATAAAGATCACTTCTGCACTTAATGAAAAACAGCTGGAACGTATTCTGGAAATTTCCGATAAATGCCCAGTTCATAAAACATTAATTACTCAGACACAAATCTTTACAAAGCTTATTTAG
- a CDS encoding fasciclin domain-containing protein — translation MKKIYLMITGAALMLASCNENVKEKEVAIETETIAQAEIVEEEPVQSNTIVDVAVGNENFSTLVTAVKAAGLAQTLGSTGPFTVFAPTNDAFDKLPEGTVATLIAPENKAKLTDILTYHVVSGKYMASDVVAGIKKNNGKFTTNTVMGEPITLMMDGANVVIKDAKGGKSVIIMKDVSASNGVIHAIDSVIMPKS, via the coding sequence ATGAAAAAGATTTATTTAATGATAACAGGAGCAGCTCTTATGCTAGCATCTTGTAATGAGAATGTAAAAGAAAAAGAAGTTGCAATTGAGACAGAAACCATTGCTCAAGCAGAGATTGTTGAAGAAGAACCGGTGCAATCAAACACTATCGTAGATGTTGCTGTGGGAAATGAAAATTTTTCTACACTTGTAACTGCTGTTAAAGCAGCTGGATTAGCACAAACACTAGGTAGTACTGGTCCCTTTACGGTATTTGCTCCCACTAACGATGCTTTTGATAAATTACCAGAAGGAACAGTAGCAACTTTGATAGCACCAGAAAATAAAGCTAAACTTACAGATATATTAACGTACCATGTGGTATCTGGAAAGTATATGGCTTCTGATGTAGTAGCTGGAATCAAGAAAAACAATGGAAAATTTACCACAAATACGGTAATGGGAGAGCCGATTACATTGATGATGGATGGTGCCAATGTTGTAATTAAAGATGCAAAAGGTGGAAAATCAGTAATAATAATGAAAGATGTATCAGCAAGTAATGGTGTTATACATGCCATTGACAGTGTCATTATGCCTAAGAGTTAG
- a CDS encoding WD40/YVTN/BNR-like repeat-containing protein produces MKQLLILLCLCLSASSFSQKLDMSLLKDMSPRNIGPGGMSGRVTAIDVVTENPDIMYVGTASGGLWKSTSGGIKWNPIFENEVTASIGAVAIQQSNPSVIWVGTGEGNPRNSLNGGYGIYKSLDGGKSWKSMGLEKTRHIHRVIIDPTNPDVVYVGALGSPWGEHPERGVFKTTDGGVTWNKILFENNKTGVADMVMDPTNPNKLLVAMWEHKRDPWFFKSGGEGSSLQITHDGGKTWKKLDDQDGLPKGNLGRIGIAIAPESPNIIYALVEAKKNALYKSEDGGFNWKKINEKSDIGNRPFYYSDIHVDPENENRVYSVFTYVNKSEDGGKNFEQLMGAYGVDNGVHPDHHAWWIHPTNGKFMMDGNDGGLNITKDGGKTWRFIGNLPVAQFYHINVDNEFPYNVYGGMQDNGSWRGPAYVWKTQGIRNDYWQEISFGDGFDVVPDPDNSQYGWSMSQQGFVSRYDWKTGNNYGVKPTHPDPEVFLRFNWNSAINIDPFDSNTIYFGSQFVHKSTDKGLTWDVISPDLTTNDPEKQKQSESGGLTMDATGAENHTTILVIEPSPVEKNMFWVGTDDGRVHITQNGGESYTDVSANLKDLPAGSWIVQIKASVKNKGEALLVANDYRRYNYTPYAYRTTDYGASWSRIVDNNDVKSYALSIIEDPEESNLLFLGTDDGLYVSINAGKDWQKWTKGFPTTSVKDLVIHPREHDLVIGTFGRAAWILDDIRPLREIAREQNTLSRKLKLFNPPTAYDAAYQQPTGSRFPGDAIYSGENRKGGARISYFFTKHEEEKKKESSEDDITEDETDNDEEVSAMNEDLPKWDSLHLKIYDGAREIRHLKWNTPDSTGIYKTTWYLREAGGERPSRTIRKRKNEPGGVSVKPGTYKLVMHYGDQTSESTITVKSDPRFKTSQKAIDDSYSAGKKLQEFTQTAANAVKQLVQSKELASDYKKMIKKLDDDENYKEELKSIKEITKEIDTVIALYLGKEDKRQGITRNPEVTVMNRIRSASSYAQSRPNGLTSTETTLIMHAKKELQTALEKTNAFFSEQWNPFEAKLKALKISPFKEIKSFSID; encoded by the coding sequence ATGAAACAACTACTAATACTACTCTGTTTATGCCTTAGCGCTTCTTCATTTTCTCAAAAACTAGATATGTCGTTACTAAAAGATATGTCTCCTCGTAACATAGGTCCTGGCGGGATGTCTGGAAGGGTTACGGCTATAGATGTGGTGACAGAAAACCCTGATATAATGTATGTGGGTACAGCATCTGGTGGGTTATGGAAGTCTACTTCTGGAGGTATAAAATGGAATCCTATTTTTGAGAATGAAGTAACAGCATCTATTGGCGCAGTAGCTATTCAACAATCTAATCCTTCTGTGATTTGGGTAGGTACTGGTGAAGGGAACCCTCGCAACTCACTCAATGGAGGTTATGGCATATACAAATCTCTAGATGGTGGTAAGTCATGGAAATCCATGGGTTTAGAAAAAACAAGGCATATTCACCGTGTAATTATTGATCCAACAAATCCTGACGTTGTTTATGTGGGTGCTTTAGGATCTCCTTGGGGCGAACATCCAGAACGTGGAGTATTTAAAACCACAGATGGTGGTGTGACCTGGAATAAGATTTTATTTGAGAATAATAAAACTGGAGTAGCAGATATGGTAATGGATCCTACAAATCCAAACAAACTTTTGGTTGCCATGTGGGAACACAAAAGAGATCCGTGGTTTTTTAAATCTGGAGGGGAAGGCTCTAGTTTGCAAATTACACATGATGGCGGAAAAACTTGGAAGAAACTAGATGATCAAGATGGCTTGCCTAAAGGCAATCTGGGTCGCATAGGAATTGCTATAGCTCCTGAATCTCCAAATATCATTTACGCTTTAGTTGAAGCAAAAAAGAATGCCCTCTATAAATCTGAAGACGGTGGTTTTAATTGGAAAAAAATCAACGAAAAAAGCGACATAGGTAATCGTCCATTCTATTATAGTGATATCCATGTAGATCCAGAAAATGAAAATAGAGTGTATTCTGTTTTTACCTACGTTAATAAATCTGAAGATGGAGGGAAAAACTTTGAGCAATTAATGGGAGCCTATGGTGTAGATAACGGTGTTCACCCGGATCATCATGCATGGTGGATTCACCCAACCAATGGTAAATTTATGATGGACGGTAATGATGGCGGACTTAACATCACTAAAGATGGAGGCAAGACTTGGAGATTTATAGGTAATCTTCCAGTAGCTCAATTTTATCATATAAATGTAGATAATGAATTTCCATATAATGTGTATGGCGGCATGCAAGATAATGGCTCCTGGAGAGGACCTGCATATGTCTGGAAAACTCAAGGGATACGTAATGATTACTGGCAAGAAATCTCATTTGGTGATGGATTTGATGTAGTTCCAGATCCAGACAATAGTCAGTATGGTTGGAGTATGAGCCAGCAAGGGTTTGTAAGTCGTTACGATTGGAAGACGGGTAATAATTATGGTGTAAAACCTACACATCCAGATCCAGAAGTCTTCTTACGCTTCAACTGGAATTCTGCTATTAATATTGACCCTTTTGACTCAAACACGATTTACTTTGGGAGTCAGTTTGTACATAAGTCTACAGATAAAGGTTTAACTTGGGACGTAATATCTCCAGACCTTACTACTAATGACCCTGAGAAACAAAAACAATCTGAGTCTGGCGGTCTTACAATGGACGCTACTGGAGCAGAGAATCATACTACAATTTTAGTAATTGAACCTTCACCTGTAGAAAAAAACATGTTTTGGGTAGGTACAGATGATGGGCGTGTACATATTACTCAAAATGGAGGAGAGTCATATACAGATGTCTCTGCAAATTTGAAAGACCTCCCTGCTGGAAGCTGGATAGTTCAAATTAAAGCAAGTGTAAAAAATAAAGGAGAAGCCCTACTGGTAGCAAATGATTACAGGAGGTATAATTATACTCCTTATGCATATCGTACTACAGACTACGGTGCATCTTGGTCACGTATTGTAGATAACAATGATGTTAAGAGTTATGCCTTATCCATAATTGAAGATCCAGAAGAATCTAATTTACTATTTTTAGGTACAGATGATGGATTATATGTTTCTATCAATGCCGGTAAAGATTGGCAAAAATGGACTAAAGGCTTTCCTACTACTTCTGTAAAAGACCTGGTCATTCACCCTAGAGAGCACGATTTAGTAATAGGTACTTTTGGAAGAGCGGCTTGGATTCTTGATGATATAAGGCCTCTTAGAGAAATTGCAAGGGAGCAAAATACGCTTTCGCGAAAGCTAAAACTTTTCAATCCTCCTACCGCTTACGATGCTGCATACCAACAGCCCACAGGAAGTCGTTTCCCAGGAGATGCTATTTATAGTGGCGAGAACAGAAAGGGAGGCGCACGTATCTCTTACTTCTTTACAAAGCATGAAGAAGAGAAAAAAAAGGAATCATCTGAGGACGATATTACAGAAGATGAAACTGACAATGATGAAGAAGTATCAGCTATGAATGAAGACTTACCAAAATGGGATTCTCTACACTTAAAAATTTATGATGGAGCTCGTGAAATACGTCACCTCAAGTGGAATACTCCTGATAGCACTGGAATTTATAAGACTACGTGGTACTTAAGAGAAGCTGGAGGAGAAAGACCTTCACGCACAATTAGAAAACGTAAAAATGAACCAGGTGGCGTATCTGTAAAACCAGGTACTTACAAATTAGTGATGCACTACGGAGACCAGACAAGTGAGTCTACTATCACAGTAAAAAGTGATCCTCGTTTCAAAACTTCTCAAAAAGCCATCGATGATTCTTACAGCGCTGGTAAGAAATTGCAAGAGTTTACCCAAACTGCCGCAAATGCTGTAAAGCAGCTTGTACAAAGTAAAGAATTAGCTTCAGATTATAAGAAAATGATAAAGAAACTTGATGATGACGAAAATTACAAGGAGGAGCTTAAATCTATAAAAGAGATTACCAAGGAAATAGACACAGTAATAGCACTTTATTTAGGCAAAGAGGATAAACGTCAAGGGATTACTCGTAATCCAGAGGTAACTGTCATGAATCGCATTCGATCTGCTAGCAGCTATGCCCAAAGCAGACCTAATGGGCTAACAAGTACTGAAACAACACTCATTATGCACGCAAAAAAAGAGCTTCAGACTGCGCTAGAAAAAACCAATGCGTTCTTTAGCGAACAATGGAATCCTTTTGAGGCAAAACTTAAAGCCCTAAAAATTAGCCCTTTTAAAGAAATTAAATCCTTCTCAATAGACTAG
- a CDS encoding N-acetylglucosamine kinase, translating into MILVVDSGSTKTDWIALSDDGKHLFQTQTLGLNPQVLSQEIIRERIVNNFDLSKHSSEVSGLYFYGAGCGVEKPRSLIKEVFEEVFSNAQEVTIKEDTYAALYATAIKGRKSVICILGTGSNCSYFNGEILEQKVKSLGYIIMDDASGNYFGRQLIRDYKFGKIPQILAQKFETEYDLSSENIKNQLYKHPNPNTYLATFARFLIENKDEPYMQKLIRKGLTLFIEHQVVMQFPNAKEIPIHFVGSIGFYLQKELKEVLSSFELTSGTILKRPIDGLVKYHREFIISK; encoded by the coding sequence ATGATCTTAGTAGTAGATAGCGGATCTACCAAGACGGATTGGATTGCCCTTTCTGATGATGGTAAACATCTCTTCCAAACGCAAACCTTGGGTCTCAATCCTCAGGTTTTATCCCAAGAAATCATACGAGAACGTATTGTAAATAATTTTGATTTATCAAAACACAGTTCAGAAGTTAGTGGACTTTATTTTTATGGTGCTGGTTGTGGAGTTGAAAAGCCTCGATCACTTATAAAAGAAGTTTTTGAAGAGGTGTTTTCTAATGCACAAGAAGTTACTATAAAAGAAGACACTTATGCAGCCTTGTATGCTACTGCCATAAAAGGGCGTAAAAGTGTAATTTGTATATTGGGTACAGGTTCAAATTGTAGTTACTTTAACGGAGAAATACTAGAGCAAAAAGTAAAATCCTTAGGCTATATAATTATGGATGATGCAAGTGGTAATTACTTTGGTCGCCAACTCATACGTGATTATAAATTTGGGAAAATTCCACAAATCTTAGCACAAAAATTTGAGACTGAATACGATTTGAGTTCTGAGAATATTAAAAATCAATTATATAAACACCCTAATCCCAATACGTACTTAGCAACCTTTGCTCGCTTTCTTATTGAAAATAAAGATGAGCCTTATATGCAAAAGCTTATTAGAAAGGGTTTAACACTTTTTATAGAGCATCAAGTGGTAATGCAGTTTCCTAATGCAAAAGAAATACCCATTCACTTTGTAGGTTCTATAGGATTTTATTTGCAAAAAGAACTTAAAGAAGTTTTATCATCTTTTGAACTTACATCTGGCACTATCTTAAAAAGACCTATTGATGGCCTTGTGAAATATCACAGAGAATTTATTATATCAAAATAG
- a CDS encoding fasciclin domain-containing protein, giving the protein MKKILLTATLISTLLSCTTKESRDTTKLIAMADYRMEVPSAPSQIGFENILTSNVNFQYISDQTNTLSDLKSLPRNINYTMLAPMDYAFAKAEDSDSFKLENYIIQGTWTRRDIDEALLLKPSMKVKTLSGVELTFRKNDNKLYVSNDDREIQLIFTDLETKSNTLHVISELW; this is encoded by the coding sequence ATGAAAAAGATACTACTTACCGCAACACTTATAAGTACATTATTAAGCTGTACCACAAAAGAATCTAGAGATACTACTAAATTAATTGCAATGGCAGATTATCGTATGGAAGTTCCCTCGGCACCATCGCAAATAGGTTTTGAAAATATACTAACATCAAATGTAAACTTTCAATATATTTCAGATCAAACCAACACGCTTTCAGATTTAAAAAGCTTGCCCAGAAATATAAATTATACGATGCTTGCTCCAATGGATTACGCTTTCGCGAAAGCGGAAGATTCAGATTCCTTTAAATTAGAAAACTATATCATACAAGGAACATGGACACGTCGGGATATAGATGAAGCTTTATTGTTAAAGCCATCAATGAAAGTGAAAACTTTAAGTGGGGTAGAGTTAACATTTAGAAAGAACGACAATAAATTGTATGTTTCAAATGACGATCGTGAAATTCAACTCATTTTTACTGATCTTGAAACAAAATCAAATACGTTACATGTGATATCAGAATTATGGTAA
- the pfkA gene encoding 6-phosphofructokinase: MANNIKKIAVMTSGGDSPGMNAAVRSVVRTCAYHKIQCLGIYRGYEGMMDGDFVELDARSVRGIINKGGTFLKSARSNRFRTEEGRKIAHSKLTQAGVDALVVIGGDGTFTGALCFNAEFKFPVIGIPGTIDNDISGTDRTLGYDTALNTAVEAIDKIRDTAHSHDRLFFVEVMGRDVGHIALHAGVGAGAEEILIPEEDMGIERLVESLERSKTSGKTSSIVVVAEGDKIGKSVFELKDYVDENLEEYDVRVSVLGHMQRGGSPSCYDRVLASRMGVKAVESLLAGKSNYMVGTIHDKMSLTPLREAIKGKSKINKELIRVSEIMTT, from the coding sequence ATGGCTAATAATATTAAGAAAATTGCAGTAATGACATCTGGAGGAGATTCTCCAGGAATGAATGCTGCGGTAAGATCTGTAGTACGTACATGTGCATATCATAAGATTCAGTGTCTAGGGATTTACAGAGGATATGAGGGAATGATGGATGGTGATTTTGTGGAGCTTGATGCAAGAAGTGTACGAGGGATCATCAATAAGGGAGGTACATTTCTTAAATCTGCACGTAGTAATCGCTTTCGTACTGAGGAGGGGCGGAAGATAGCACACAGTAAGCTTACGCAAGCAGGTGTTGATGCACTCGTGGTCATAGGAGGAGATGGCACATTCACTGGAGCACTTTGCTTCAATGCAGAGTTTAAGTTTCCAGTCATAGGTATTCCTGGAACTATAGATAATGATATATCTGGTACGGACCGTACACTAGGTTACGATACAGCACTTAATACTGCTGTGGAAGCAATCGATAAAATTCGAGATACTGCCCACTCACATGACCGACTTTTTTTTGTTGAAGTAATGGGTCGAGATGTAGGGCATATTGCACTACATGCTGGTGTAGGGGCAGGAGCAGAGGAGATTTTAATTCCAGAAGAAGACATGGGTATAGAACGTCTTGTTGAGTCCCTAGAACGCTCAAAAACGAGTGGAAAAACTTCCAGTATTGTCGTTGTAGCAGAAGGCGACAAAATAGGTAAGTCAGTTTTTGAGCTCAAAGATTATGTAGATGAAAATTTAGAAGAATATGATGTTCGCGTGTCAGTATTAGGACATATGCAACGTGGAGGCTCCCCCAGTTGTTATGATAGGGTATTAGCTAGTCGTATGGGAGTAAAAGCAGTAGAATCTTTGCTAGCTGGTAAAAGTAACTATATGGTAGGGACCATACACGATAAGATGTCTCTCACTCCACTTAGAGAAGCTATAAAAGGAAAGAGTAAAATTAATAAAGAATTAATCCGTGTGTCAGAAATCATGACCACATAA
- a CDS encoding superoxide dismutase family protein, whose translation MKTNYLALAIIATISLGSCKNDKKEVETKEDVEVIEVVEEVQMDRKAALKLTSKSNSNASGSVVFKEEDGMVKMTAVLGGLSEGTHAIHIHENADCSSEDGKSTGGHWNPTAQPHGKWNATSGFHKGDIGNFEADENGNGTITMSTDEWCIGCEDVTKNILGKAIIVHQGVDDFTSQPSGAAGARIACGGIIE comes from the coding sequence ATGAAAACGAATTATCTAGCCTTAGCGATAATTGCAACGATAAGCTTAGGAAGTTGTAAAAATGATAAAAAAGAAGTTGAAACTAAAGAAGACGTTGAAGTTATTGAAGTTGTGGAAGAAGTTCAAATGGACCGAAAAGCTGCACTTAAATTAACTTCAAAAAGTAATAGTAATGCATCTGGAAGTGTTGTCTTTAAGGAAGAAGATGGTATGGTAAAGATGACTGCTGTTTTAGGTGGTCTTTCTGAAGGAACACACGCTATACACATACATGAAAATGCAGATTGTTCTAGTGAAGATGGGAAATCTACTGGAGGGCACTGGAATCCTACTGCTCAACCTCATGGAAAGTGGAATGCTACATCTGGTTTTCATAAAGGAGACATCGGTAATTTTGAAGCTGACGAAAACGGAAACGGAACGATTACTATGTCTACCGATGAATGGTGTATAGGTTGCGAGGATGTAACTAAGAATATTTTAGGAAAGGCCATTATCGTACACCAAGGCGTTGATGATTTTACTTCACAACCTAGTGGAGCTGCTGGAGCAAGAATAGCTTGTGGAGGAATTATAGAATAG
- the gap gene encoding type I glyceraldehyde-3-phosphate dehydrogenase encodes MANLKLGINGFGRIGRIVFRATVKRANVDVVAINDLLDVEHLAYLLKYDSVHGRFDGTVEVEDGHLVVDGKKIRITSEKDPKNLKWDDVGADVVAECTGIFTTLDTADYHLQAGAKKVVISAPSKDAPMFVMGVNDSKLTADHTIVSNASCTTNCLAPLAKVVEDNWGLEEGLMTTIHATTATQLTVDGPSKKDYRAGRSALVNIIPASTGAAKAVGKVLPAVDGKLTGMAFRVPTVDVSVVDLTVRTQRETSLEEIKAAFKKTSETSMKGILGYTEEGVVSQDFVSDDRTSIFDAGASIELNSKFFKLVSWYDNEFGYSNKLVDLAEKVNSL; translated from the coding sequence ATGGCAAATTTGAAATTAGGAATTAATGGTTTTGGACGTATAGGGCGTATTGTATTTAGAGCAACTGTAAAGCGAGCTAATGTAGATGTTGTTGCTATAAATGATTTGTTAGATGTAGAGCATCTTGCATATTTATTAAAGTATGATTCAGTACACGGCCGCTTTGATGGAACTGTAGAGGTAGAGGACGGACATTTAGTAGTAGATGGTAAGAAAATTAGAATTACCTCAGAAAAAGATCCTAAAAACCTTAAGTGGGATGATGTTGGAGCAGATGTAGTAGCAGAATGTACAGGTATTTTTACGACATTAGACACAGCAGATTATCACCTACAAGCAGGTGCAAAAAAGGTGGTAATTTCGGCACCCTCTAAGGATGCACCTATGTTTGTGATGGGTGTAAATGATAGCAAACTCACTGCAGACCATACTATTGTTTCTAATGCTTCTTGTACTACAAATTGTCTTGCGCCATTAGCAAAGGTTGTTGAAGATAATTGGGGTCTTGAAGAAGGCCTGATGACAACAATTCACGCCACTACAGCCACTCAGTTAACGGTAGATGGCCCTTCGAAAAAAGATTACCGTGCTGGACGTAGCGCTTTAGTTAATATCATTCCCGCCTCAACAGGAGCCGCAAAAGCAGTGGGTAAAGTATTGCCAGCGGTAGATGGTAAATTAACAGGTATGGCGTTCAGAGTGCCTACAGTAGATGTTTCTGTAGTAGACTTGACTGTTCGTACTCAAAGAGAGACAAGCTTAGAGGAAATTAAAGCTGCTTTTAAAAAGACTTCAGAGACTTCAATGAAAGGTATTTTAGGTTACACAGAAGAGGGTGTCGTATCTCAAGATTTTGTGAGTGATGACCGAACAAGCATTTTCGATGCAGGTGCATCTATTGAGCTTAATTCAAAGTTTTTCAAACTAGTATCATGGTATGATAATGAATTTGGGTATTCAAATAAGCTAGTGGATTTAGCAGAAAAAGTTAATTCTTTATAA
- a CDS encoding DUF2490 domain-containing protein — translation MFLRKYITFIILGITLSISAQNRGEDKLGSWAMLFTQNQISEKLSIHAEAQYRTYEFGDNFNQLLLRTALNYHISEKAMVSFGYGHITTDGTFEEPQDEKNSTENRIYEQFVLKNNLGKFNFSHRYRLEQRFVDNPAAGKSTLHRARYFLRVTYPLSKTWFITAYDEVFINLQNEFFGQNRLYGALGYTFNPQLSLQVGYLKNDFSVDTYDRFQVGLFVKTDLKKK, via the coding sequence ATGTTTTTAAGAAAGTATATTACATTTATTATATTAGGTATAACTTTAAGTATAAGTGCACAAAATCGCGGAGAAGACAAGCTTGGGTCTTGGGCTATGTTATTTACTCAGAATCAAATTTCTGAGAAATTGAGTATCCATGCAGAAGCACAATATAGAACTTATGAGTTTGGTGACAATTTCAATCAGTTATTATTACGTACAGCGTTAAATTACCATATCTCGGAGAAAGCAATGGTATCATTTGGCTATGGACATATCACCACAGATGGAACTTTTGAAGAACCGCAGGATGAAAAAAATAGTACAGAAAACAGAATTTATGAGCAATTTGTCCTCAAAAATAATCTTGGGAAATTTAATTTTAGTCACAGATACAGATTAGAACAGCGTTTTGTAGACAACCCAGCTGCTGGAAAATCAACATTGCACAGAGCTCGTTATTTTTTACGAGTCACGTATCCACTTAGCAAGACCTGGTTCATCACTGCTTATGATGAAGTCTTTATAAACTTGCAAAATGAGTTTTTTGGTCAGAATCGATTGTATGGAGCTTTAGGATACACCTTCAACCCGCAACTAAGTCTACAGGTAGGTTATTTAAAAAATGATTTTTCTGTAGATACTTATGATCGTTTTCAAGTAGGTTTGTTTGTAAAGACAGATCTAAAAAAGAAATAA